The DNA sequence ATGTAGGAGAGGATCTTTTCGTACTGCGGGCGGGTGGTGACCGGGCCGACCTGGGTACCCGGATCGGCCGGGTCGCCCAGGCGGGCGCGTTTGGCGAAGGCGACCAGGCGCTCGACGAAAGCGTCGTGGATGCTGTCCTCGACCAGCACGCGCGAGCCGGCGATACAGGTTTGCCCGCTGGCGGCGAAGATGCCGGCGATGACGCCCTTGACCGCCTGATCGAGGTCGGCGTCCGCAAACACGATGTTGGGTGACTTGCCGCCCAGTTCCAGCGTGGCGGGGATCAGCCGCTCGGCGGCTGCCTTGTACACGCCGCGTCCGCCGGCCTCGCCGCCGGTGAAGGCGACCTTGGCGACCTTCGGATGCGCCACTAGCGGCACGCCGACTTCGGCGCCAAACCCCGTCACCACGTTCAGCACGCCGGGCGGGAAGCCGACTTCGTCGAAGATGCGCGCCAGTTCGATGCTAGACGCCGACGTGAACTCGGACGGCTTGAGCACCACGGTGTTGCCGGCCGCCAGGGCCGGGGCGAGCTTCCAGGTCGCCAGCATGAGCGGCGAGTTCCACGGCGTGATGGCGGCGATGACGCCCAGCGGCTCGGGGCGGGTGTAGACGGTGACGTCGGGCTTGTCGATGGGGATGACGCGGCCTTCCAGGTTCTCGGCGAGACCCGCGTAG is a window from the Immundisolibacter sp. genome containing:
- a CDS encoding aldehyde dehydrogenase family protein, translated to MQRYPLYIGGEFRDPATGEWFDTENPYTLEPWAQIARGGPADVDAAVAAARTAFESGWGRSKPAYRAGLLRALADRLEQAAGELAQTETRDNGKLIAETRGQARYLPSWYRYYAGLAENLEGRVIPIDKPDVTVYTRPEPLGVIAAITPWNSPLMLATWKLAPALAAGNTVVLKPSEFTSASSIELARIFDEVGFPPGVLNVVTGFGAEVGVPLVAHPKVAKVAFTGGEAGGRGVYKAAAERLIPATLELGGKSPNIVFADADLDQAVKGVIAGIFAASGQTCIAGSRVLVEDSIHDAFVERLVAFAKRARLGDPADPGTQVGPVTTRPQYEKILSY